One genomic window of Desulfurococcus mucosus DSM 2162 includes the following:
- a CDS encoding 30S ribosomal protein S27ae, which yields MPYIHKLYEVDYKTGTVKRKNKMCPKCGSFMAFHKEPVARWHCGKCNYTEYVK from the coding sequence ATGCCCTACATTCACAAGCTCTACGAGGTAGACTATAAAACCGGCACCGTGAAGAGGAAGAATAAAATGTGCCCGAAGTGCGGCTCCTTCATGGCGTTCCACAAGGAGCCTGTTGCCAGATGGCACTGCGGTAAATGCAACTACACGGAGTACGTGAAGTAG
- a CDS encoding 30S ribosomal protein S24e, whose protein sequence is MNSEMGKPVVLGKYSGEIVEEKYNPLIKRLELKIRVGHPNEGTPSKGLLRLELAKIYGKGVNLVYIRNVKTEYGLGVSLVEAHVYDSEERVKLFEPEYIIKRNEESLQKVSQSQEAGA, encoded by the coding sequence GTGAACAGCGAAATGGGTAAACCCGTAGTGCTCGGCAAGTATAGTGGCGAGATAGTGGAGGAGAAGTATAACCCGTTGATCAAGAGGCTGGAGCTGAAGATACGTGTAGGCCACCCAAACGAGGGGACCCCGAGTAAAGGACTACTCAGGCTCGAGCTAGCCAAGATCTATGGTAAAGGAGTCAACCTAGTATACATCAGGAACGTTAAAACCGAGTACGGGCTGGGAGTAAGCCTCGTTGAAGCCCACGTGTACGATAGCGAGGAACGCGTTAAGCTTTTCGAGCCTGAATACATTATTAAACGCAACGAGGAGTCCCTCCAGAAGGTTTCACAAAGCCAGGAGGCTGGTGCTTAA
- a CDS encoding DUF359 domain-containing protein translates to MTRRLPVLKLPEEHRSFLGIPQGDLYVSRTRGLVQGLEADVAVGDVVSRNHTVALRVTDAKTKRSMTVDTGLSRCDTTIVNPPGSISMQAFTASLMKQAKGICVIGEEDLLVIPFTLTWGSVIYGQPDTGVVKTASRERALKILKGLKPHMAIINLKGEQRNG, encoded by the coding sequence TTGACTAGGAGGCTGCCGGTGCTTAAACTACCCGAGGAGCATAGATCATTCCTCGGCATCCCCCAGGGAGACCTCTACGTATCCCGCACCAGGGGGCTTGTCCAAGGGCTGGAGGCGGATGTAGCCGTCGGCGACGTGGTTTCAAGAAACCACACGGTCGCTTTAAGGGTCACGGATGCTAAAACCAAGAGGAGTATGACCGTGGACACCGGTCTAAGCAGGTGCGACACCACTATCGTCAACCCTCCTGGATCGATAAGCATGCAGGCTTTCACAGCCTCACTGATGAAGCAGGCTAAAGGGATCTGCGTGATCGGCGAGGAGGATCTACTGGTGATCCCGTTCACGCTTACATGGGGCAGCGTGATATACGGGCAACCGGACACAGGCGTCGTGAAAACCGCTTCCAGGGAGAGAGCTTTAAAAATACTTAAAGGATTAAAACCACACATGGCTATTATCAACCTGAAAGGTGAACAGCGAAATGGGTAA
- the spt4 gene encoding transcription elongation factor subunit Spt4, producing the protein MSSKSKAFKACRKCRSLVPKNATVCPVCGSQDFTMEWSGVVIVIDPENSRIAKTLEIKTPGKYVVKID; encoded by the coding sequence GTGAGCAGTAAGAGCAAGGCCTTCAAGGCGTGTAGGAAGTGCCGTTCACTCGTACCCAAGAACGCTACCGTGTGCCCGGTGTGCGGCTCCCAGGACTTCACAATGGAGTGGAGTGGCGTCGTAATAGTGATAGACCCGGAGAACTCGAGGATAGCTAAGACCCTTGAAATAAAGACGCCGGGTAAATACGTGGTTAAAATTGACTAG
- a CDS encoding DNA-directed RNA polymerase gives MYSLIKIRDVVRIPPSKFGRPVKNVALEELRSRYEGAITSIETPRGESKLGIVVTIVDANVDENGRILPGDGATYHDVEMYALVFTPFIKEVVEGEAVTVTKSGIYVNLGVLDGFIHINQVSEEKVVFDPARTALVLEESRRVIEKGDVLRAKIYTIGLLPGKGLRIHMTMRQTYLGKTDWLRKQGEQK, from the coding sequence ATGTACTCATTGATCAAGATAAGAGATGTCGTCAGGATACCGCCATCGAAGTTCGGTAGACCAGTGAAAAACGTCGCCCTCGAAGAGCTGCGTAGCAGGTATGAGGGTGCAATAACATCCATAGAGACCCCTCGCGGTGAAAGCAAGCTGGGGATAGTTGTCACAATAGTGGACGCCAACGTGGATGAAAACGGGAGGATACTCCCGGGAGACGGGGCAACATACCATGACGTCGAAATGTATGCGCTCGTGTTCACCCCATTCATCAAGGAAGTGGTAGAGGGTGAAGCCGTCACAGTCACCAAGTCCGGCATATACGTGAATCTAGGCGTCCTAGACGGCTTCATCCATATAAACCAGGTTTCCGAGGAGAAAGTGGTCTTCGACCCAGCCCGTACAGCACTAGTATTGGAGGAGTCGAGGAGGGTGATTGAGAAGGGGGATGTCCTCAGGGCGAAGATATATACTATTGGATTACTGCCGGGTAAGGGATTGAGGATCCATATGACGATGAGGCAGACATACCTCGGTAAAACGGATTGGCTCCGGAAGCAAGGTGAGCAGAAGTGA
- a CDS encoding PIN domain-containing protein has product MSQSRGVAVLLDTNMLLLMAEGIPLMDQIEEKLLAKPRYIVITPVLNELAKLASTGKPSVSRRARLALEIISRFCEVVEYQLKPGEKVDDAIVRYALENEAIVATSDRELRRRLREHGLPEIYLREESWRIDVEGVPSSY; this is encoded by the coding sequence GTGTCTCAGAGTAGGGGCGTAGCTGTTTTACTGGATACAAATATGCTCCTCCTAATGGCTGAAGGCATACCCCTCATGGATCAAATAGAGGAGAAGCTCCTCGCGAAGCCAAGGTACATTGTAATAACCCCGGTTCTAAACGAGTTAGCCAAGCTGGCTTCAACGGGGAAGCCGAGTGTAAGCAGGAGGGCTAGGCTTGCACTCGAAATCATAAGCAGGTTCTGCGAAGTCGTGGAATACCAGTTGAAGCCCGGGGAAAAAGTGGACGACGCCATAGTGAGGTATGCACTGGAGAACGAGGCGATAGTCGCCACCAGTGACCGGGAGCTCAGGCGGAGGCTGAGGGAGCACGGCCTCCCCGAGATATATCTGCGTGAGGAATCCTGGAGGATAGATGTGGAAGGAGTGCCCTCCAGCTACTAG
- a CDS encoding translation initiation factor IF-2 subunit gamma gives MPWDIKPPEVNIGVVGHVDHGKTTLVQALTGVWTAKHSMELERGMTIKLGYADGNIAYCDGMPTPDAYTTKEQCPDGSESRLIRRVSYVDAPGHESYMTTMLSGAMIMDGAILVIAANEPCPQPQTVEHLMALNILGIRNIVIVQNKIDVVDKKRALENYNEILKLVKGTVAENAPVIPVSALHNVNIDALLQAIEETIPTPERDYSKPPLMYVVRSFDVNKPGTPYDKIEGGVIGGTLLQGKFRVGDEVTILPGMRVQVGGAKSQTFKYEPVTTSIEEIRYGNLVVEEAKPGGLVALQTKLDPSLTKGDQLVGSVVTRPGNEIPVVKTLEVRYQLFERIVGARELVKLPPLQANEKIAVAIGAASRVAVVKSVRKDVMTIELTDPVATWSGSRIAISRRVLARWRLAGWGIIEGVSE, from the coding sequence ATGCCATGGGACATTAAACCACCCGAGGTCAACATAGGTGTTGTAGGACACGTCGACCACGGTAAGACCACGCTGGTTCAAGCCCTTACAGGCGTCTGGACAGCTAAGCACAGCATGGAGCTTGAGCGTGGAATGACTATTAAACTAGGGTATGCTGACGGAAACATCGCCTACTGCGACGGCATGCCCACGCCTGACGCCTACACGACGAAGGAGCAGTGCCCGGATGGCTCCGAGTCAAGGCTCATTAGGAGAGTCAGCTATGTGGATGCACCGGGCCACGAGTCCTACATGACAACTATGTTGAGCGGTGCAATGATAATGGATGGAGCAATACTGGTTATCGCAGCCAACGAGCCGTGTCCCCAGCCGCAGACCGTGGAGCACTTAATGGCGTTAAACATCCTGGGCATCAGGAACATCGTGATAGTGCAGAACAAGATCGACGTCGTCGACAAGAAGCGAGCCCTCGAAAACTACAATGAGATCCTGAAGCTTGTGAAAGGCACTGTAGCCGAGAACGCCCCCGTGATACCTGTAAGCGCCCTCCACAACGTTAACATAGATGCACTGCTACAGGCAATAGAGGAAACCATACCCACACCGGAGAGGGATTACAGCAAGCCCCCATTAATGTACGTCGTAAGGAGCTTCGATGTAAACAAGCCGGGGACCCCGTATGATAAGATAGAGGGTGGAGTAATCGGGGGAACACTCCTCCAGGGTAAGTTCAGGGTTGGAGACGAAGTCACAATACTACCGGGTATGAGGGTGCAGGTGGGAGGCGCCAAGTCGCAGACCTTTAAATACGAGCCTGTGACAACCAGCATCGAGGAGATACGCTACGGCAACCTCGTCGTGGAGGAGGCTAAGCCGGGTGGACTCGTAGCTCTTCAAACAAAGCTAGACCCCTCGCTGACCAAGGGGGATCAGCTCGTGGGCTCCGTGGTAACCAGGCCGGGCAACGAGATCCCGGTGGTGAAGACCCTTGAGGTAAGATACCAGTTATTCGAGAGAATAGTGGGTGCGAGAGAACTGGTGAAGCTGCCGCCGTTACAGGCAAACGAGAAGATAGCGGTCGCCATAGGTGCAGCGAGCAGGGTGGCCGTTGTGAAATCCGTGAGGAAAGACGTTATGACGATAGAGCTTACGGATCCAGTGGCTACTTGGAGTGGCTCCAGGATAGCTATCAGCCGCCGTGTGCTCGCCAGGTGGAGGCTTGCTGGATGGGGGATAATAGAGGGTGTCTCAGAGTAG
- a CDS encoding 30S ribosomal protein S6e: protein MPDFKIVVNDPEAPKKEKLVKVKVEGDSEIPFTDRVKEKFELPVFKMNSKTAAEIGAVHGVATIRVRRPDTGDKVKFTGRIVIDDNVPDYVVKVNMEQLINATGQNELEGVIFRARAWQIRVNDERTQSLLGLRIGDSIDGSIVGLKGVRLTITGGSDISGFPMRPDVSGPVKKKVLLSGPPGFHPEEDGERRRKMVRGNTIAPDIVQVNTKITYESK, encoded by the coding sequence ATGCCTGACTTCAAGATAGTGGTAAACGACCCGGAAGCCCCTAAGAAGGAGAAGCTAGTCAAGGTTAAAGTAGAGGGGGATTCCGAAATCCCGTTCACCGATAGAGTGAAGGAGAAGTTCGAGCTACCGGTCTTCAAGATGAATAGTAAGACGGCTGCAGAGATCGGCGCCGTGCACGGTGTAGCCACCATAAGGGTGAGGCGCCCTGACACAGGCGACAAGGTCAAGTTCACCGGTAGAATAGTTATCGATGACAATGTACCCGACTACGTTGTCAAGGTCAACATGGAGCAGTTGATAAATGCCACTGGGCAAAACGAGCTGGAGGGCGTGATCTTCCGTGCGAGAGCATGGCAGATAAGGGTCAACGATGAGAGGACTCAGTCGCTGCTAGGCCTCAGGATAGGTGACTCCATAGATGGCTCCATAGTGGGCTTGAAGGGTGTGAGGCTAACCATAACCGGTGGAAGCGACATAAGCGGCTTCCCAATGAGGCCTGATGTAAGCGGGCCGGTTAAGAAGAAAGTACTGCTGTCGGGTCCCCCGGGCTTCCACCCGGAGGAGGATGGTGAGCGTAGGAGGAAGATGGTGAGGGGTAACACGATAGCACCCGACATAGTTCAAGTGAACACCAAGATCACTTATGAATCCAAGTAG
- the infB gene encoding translation initiation factor IF-2, translated as MSGEKKTWMRQPIIVVLGHVDHGKTTLLDKIRGTAVARKEPGEITQHVGASVVPASVLKKLAEPLRKYFPKLVIEIPGLLFIDTPGHELFSNLRKRGGSVADMAILVVDIIEGFQPQTVEAINILKEKKVPFVVAANKIDRIEGWKPHADTPFLESIRDQSPRTLSLLEEKIYGLVGKLYEHGFEAERFDRVRDFRRTVAIVPISAKTGEGIPELLALIAGLSQQFMKKRLVTSEEPAKGVVLEVKEEPGLGTTIDVIIYDGVLRRNDVFVVAGRNGPIVTRVRSLLMPRPLQDMRMHEGRFINVDLVTAATGVKVAAPGLEDALAGSPFYVVPSDDKVEEYKRITQEEVSQIRFRAESDGVVLKADTLGTLEALIEAMRRENIPVKLADVGHVTRNDVIEASVVKKSKPEYGVILSFNVKVLPEAEELIAKEGIPVFKHNVIYQLLEEYFKWYREFKEQEKTRIMESLVRPGKIRVIPGAVFRRSEPAIVGVEVLGGRIKPNYPLMTSDGRSIGTVMQIRDRDNVLKEAIVGQQVAISIKGKVMVGRHIDEGDILYTDIPRDHVRLWLTTFNSELSDDEKLVLKEIISIKRKSDPLYGMVFTA; from the coding sequence TTGAGTGGCGAGAAGAAAACCTGGATGAGGCAGCCGATAATAGTTGTATTGGGACACGTGGATCACGGTAAGACCACGCTCCTAGACAAGATAAGGGGTACGGCTGTAGCTAGGAAGGAGCCCGGTGAGATAACGCAGCACGTGGGGGCAAGCGTGGTGCCTGCAAGCGTCCTGAAGAAGCTGGCGGAGCCGTTGAGGAAGTATTTCCCGAAACTCGTGATAGAGATACCCGGCCTCCTCTTCATCGACACCCCGGGCCACGAGCTCTTCAGCAACCTCAGGAAGAGAGGTGGTAGCGTGGCTGACATGGCTATACTGGTAGTCGACATCATAGAGGGGTTCCAGCCGCAGACCGTGGAGGCGATCAACATATTGAAGGAGAAGAAGGTTCCATTCGTTGTCGCAGCAAACAAGATAGACAGGATTGAGGGATGGAAGCCCCATGCGGATACACCGTTCCTCGAGAGCATAAGGGATCAAAGCCCTAGGACGCTGAGCCTCCTGGAGGAGAAGATATACGGGTTGGTTGGGAAGCTCTACGAGCATGGATTCGAAGCCGAGAGATTCGACAGGGTCAGGGACTTTAGGAGGACAGTAGCAATAGTCCCCATCTCAGCTAAAACAGGTGAGGGGATACCGGAGCTACTGGCATTGATAGCCGGTCTCTCACAGCAGTTCATGAAGAAGAGGCTTGTGACAAGCGAGGAGCCGGCTAAAGGAGTGGTCCTAGAGGTGAAGGAGGAACCCGGCCTCGGCACCACCATAGACGTCATAATCTACGATGGCGTCTTAAGGAGGAACGACGTGTTCGTTGTAGCAGGCAGGAACGGCCCTATTGTGACAAGGGTGAGGAGCCTACTGATGCCTAGGCCTCTCCAAGACATGAGGATGCATGAGGGCAGGTTCATAAACGTCGACCTTGTGACAGCTGCAACAGGGGTTAAAGTAGCTGCACCAGGGCTCGAGGACGCACTAGCCGGCTCCCCCTTCTACGTGGTGCCATCCGATGACAAGGTGGAGGAGTATAAGAGGATCACGCAGGAGGAGGTGTCGCAGATAAGGTTCAGGGCTGAGAGCGACGGAGTCGTATTGAAGGCCGACACCCTGGGAACCCTGGAGGCCTTGATAGAGGCTATGAGGCGGGAGAACATCCCGGTGAAGCTGGCTGACGTGGGCCATGTGACGAGGAACGATGTGATAGAGGCCTCCGTGGTGAAGAAGTCTAAGCCCGAGTACGGTGTGATACTCTCATTCAACGTCAAGGTTCTCCCGGAGGCGGAGGAGCTGATAGCCAAGGAGGGCATCCCCGTATTCAAGCATAACGTGATATACCAGTTGCTCGAGGAGTACTTTAAATGGTACAGGGAGTTCAAGGAGCAGGAGAAGACTAGAATAATGGAATCCCTTGTAAGACCCGGTAAGATAAGGGTGATACCCGGCGCGGTCTTCAGGAGGAGTGAGCCAGCCATAGTAGGCGTCGAGGTTCTCGGAGGGAGGATCAAGCCCAACTACCCGTTGATGACGTCCGATGGCAGGAGTATCGGCACGGTGATGCAGATACGTGACCGTGACAACGTGTTGAAGGAGGCGATCGTCGGGCAACAGGTAGCCATAAGCATAAAGGGCAAGGTGATGGTCGGCAGACACATAGATGAAGGCGACATATTGTACACGGATATACCAAGGGATCATGTACGCCTCTGGCTGACGACTTTCAACAGCGAGCTAAGCGATGACGAGAAGCTGGTTCTCAAAGA